A genomic region of Salvelinus alpinus chromosome 12, SLU_Salpinus.1, whole genome shotgun sequence contains the following coding sequences:
- the LOC139535302 gene encoding NADH-ubiquinone oxidoreductase chain 5-like, translated as MVSHILYMVFYILYMVFYILYMVFHTLYMVFYILYMVFHILYMVFYILYMVFYILYMVLYILYMVFYILYMVSHILCMVFYILYMVFYILYMVFYILYMMSHILYMVFYILYMVFYILYMVSHIFYMVFYILYMVFYILYMLFYILYMVSHILYMVFYILYMVFYILYMVFYILYMVFYMVFHILYMVFHILYMVFYILYMVSHILYMVFYILFIVFYTLYMVFHTLYMVFYILYMVFYILYMVFYILYMVFYSLYMVLYILYMVFYILYMVSHILYMVLYMVIYVVFYILYMVFYILYMMFYILYMVFYILYMMFHILYMVFYILYMMFYSLYMVIYVVFYILYMVFYILYMVFCILYMVFYILYMVSHILYMVFYILYMVFYILYMMFHILYMVSHILYMVSRILYMVFYILYMVFYILYMVSHILYTVFYILYMVSHILYMFYILYMMSHILSMVSHILYMVFYILHMVFYILYMVLYILYMVFYILYMVFHILYMMSHILHMVFYILYMVFHIHYMVFYILYMVLYMVLYILYIVLYMVLYILYMVRSRG; from the exons atggtgtcccatatcctctacatggtgttctatatcctctacatggtgttctatatcctctacatggtgttccATACcctctacatggtgttctatatcctctacatggtgttccatatcctctacatggtgttctatatcctctacatggtgttctatatcctctacatggtgctctatatcctctacatggtgttctatatcctctacatggtgtcCCATATCCTCTGCATGgtgttctatatcctctacatggtgttctatatcctctacatggtgttctatatcctctacatgATGTCCcatatcctctacatggtgttctatatcctctacatggtgttctatatcctctacatggtgtcCCATATCTTCTACATGGTGTTCTAcatcctctacatggtgttctatatcctctacatgttgttctatatcctctacatggtgtcccatatcctctacatggtgttctacatcctctacatggtgttctatatcctctacatggtgttctaCATCCTCTACATGGTTTTCTACATGGTGTTCcatatcctctacatggtgttccatatcctctacatggtgttctatatcctctacatggtgtcccatatcctctacatggtgttctatatcctCTTCATTGTGTTCTATACCCTCTACATGGTGTTCCATACcctctacatggtgttctatatcctctacatggtgttctatatcctctacatggtgttctatatcctctacatggtgttctataGCCTCTACATGGTGCtctatatcctctacatggtgttctatatcctctacatggtgtcccatatcctctacatggt CCTCTACATGGTGATCTACGTGgtgttctatatcctctacatggtgttctatatcctctacatgatgttctatatcctctacatggtgttctatatcctctacatgATGTTCcatatcctctacatggtgttctatatcctctacatgATGTTCTATAGCCTCTACATGGTGATCTACGTGgtgttctatatcctctacatggtgttctatatcctctacatggtgttctgtatcctctacatggtgttctatatcctctacatggtgtcccatatcctctacatggtgttctatatcctctacatggtgttctatatcctctacatgATGTTCcatatcctctacatggtgtcccatatcctctacatggtgtcccgtatcctctacatggtgttctatatcctctacatggtgttctatatcctctacatggtgtcCCATATCCTCTACACGgtgttctatatcctctacatggtgtcCCATATCCTCTACAtgttctatatcctctacatgATGTCCCATATCCTCTCCATGGTGTCCcatatcctctacatggtgttctatatcctccacatggtgttctatatcctctacatggtgctctatatcctctacatggtgttctatatcctctacatggtgttccATATCCTCTACATGATGTCCCATATCCTCCacatggtgttctatatcctctacatggtgtttcatatccactacatggtgttctatatcctctacatggtgcTCTATATGGTGCTGTATATCCTCTACATTGTGCTCTACATGGTGCTCTATATCCTTTATATGGTGCGGTCCAGGGGGTGA